Sequence from the Coturnix japonica isolate 7356 chromosome Z, Coturnix japonica 2.1, whole genome shotgun sequence genome:
CTTGCAGATTTGCAGAATATGAGGATATGCAAGCAACGCTGAAAGATGCACATCAGTTTCTCAGCTCCAAGAAGTAAGTGCTTTTtgtgaagaacaagaagaattTTTGGAGAAGCagcctaatttttttttaaaaaaaaagcacttaattttatttttttgccagaaGAAATACAATATGACTGCAGAAatatactttctttttgttaatcTCTACAAACTCAGTGATGATACTTGTAGCTTTTAAAGAACTTATGCTTTTGTCTCCCATAGCTAATGTAAAAGCAGTGTGATTTGGCTGAATTGTAAGCCAGAGATGTCCAAGTTGAAACCATGAGCTAACAAAGTCTCTCTGTGTtcctctctctatttttttttcttaaagtgcTGAATAATTGTCTATTTTTGTAAGTCAAACACTTGGTGTTTCTTGACTTGCTGATGTAAATCTGTAGTTTTGTAAAAATGAGCATATGGGgattttttaattgcaaaatatGTACTGCAGAAGTTAAATCTTGCATTTCAAATAGGGCAGCAGTAGTTCTGTTCCAAACTCCTCTGCTGATGTGCTGTAATAACTTGTCAAATCATTTCAAGTCTTGTTTGTGTCATGCATTTTTGTACATAATATTCTGTTATGAAAATAGCTGCTATCCAAGGAGTCTCAGTAAACTGTTGACATACAGTATTTAAATAGTAAACttgaagttctttttttccctttcctttttgttctctaAGAGCCACTTTGGCCATACATTATTCAAAAGGTTGTGACAAGGAAATCTGTGGCTGCCTAATAGAGTATTTTCTGCACGGAGTATCTGAGCTAATAGGCCTTGCATCTGTTTGATAGCATCAGTGTTGGCTGCAGGCTGCGCATGCAGGGGCAGCAGGGTCATGTGTGTTgtcagtgctttgctgcagatacttctgttgaatgatCACAGTAGGCTCTGGTGGTACTTCTGGCTTCTGCATCTTCACCTGCACCAGCTTTTCTGCGAATCTCTCTTTTGTCATTGATGTGCTGGCACTCTGTATGGTCATTAATGTTCTGTTAGTAATGATTCATAATCTTTTGGGTATTTTGGTATAGTAATACAAAAAAAGACTCATGGCATTGTTAAATTATTGTGTAAGAAGGCAAGTTTTCTAAATCCCAGGTAACTTTTACCCCTCCTTCCCCCACTACCacccccagaaaaaaaagtcccttACTCCCTTTGTCTTCTGTAGCATTTTCTGCTTTAGGGCATGAGAAAGGggcttctgcttctgttctatCTTCCTACTTGCTTCAGGAGGTAAGATGGTAATTAGCATCATATCAGCCCTGGTGAAGACCTTCAGTACTAGAGGTACAGCGCGGATGGGCTGAAAAATGTGCTGCAGTTTAGTATTGTAATATTCTGCAGGTATGTGGTGCCCATCCTTTGGCACTTGTGGCAGTAATGTCATGTTTATCACTGTTATCTTGCCATGGATTGATTTACAAAAGTCTTCTCAAAGTGCAGTTTTTTTACAGATGTATAAAAACGAATAAATTCCAGTGTTATTCCATTTTACAGGtaagttttatttcagctgtgaaCACTGTGTAAAAGCATTACATTCAGGTGATGGCAGGACGTGAACAGCACTCCAGTTTGTGCAACTGCTCTGTGTGTTACTCAGCTGGTGGATGGAAGGAGGTAGAGGGTGTCTTACAGTGTCACCTGGtccatccccaacccaaagGCCAATCAGTTATTTCAGAGTCTTTCCTGTTGGACAACTTAAAATGTGATCTTTGGGTCTTCTCATGATGAAACGTCATGTTTTTTAGCTCCCCTGCCCATATCTGGAAAAATTTGGTCCTGGCATATAATCTAAGTAAGACAATGAGAAGTATCTAAAAGATAACAACCACCAAGGGGGAGGGGTAGAAAACAGATGCCTGTACAGTTTCACAGTATTGGTTTTTTACATTATTGTTTAAGCTGCCATTTAATCAGTGCTATGCAAACAGTTGTGTTATTGCCTTCATGTTTATGGGATAGATTTACATGTGAAGTATGAATTGCAGAGCATCTTTAACAAGTCATCTGTTTTGCCTGTTCAGCAGGAGTAAACATTTGCCTCTGTGGGAAGTGCAGCACTTGTTGAGCTCTATGTATGTGTTCTAATGGCATTGCTCTGTGTGTAGCTCCCAAAGTGAATTTTGGAGGTTAGTAAGTGTTGTACGCTGTAAGACAGGATGCTCCGTAGACAGAATTTCAAGCATCCtaattgagaaaaaaaaggttaaaagcTGTACAAGTGTGGTAATTGGTGAAGTGTTCTTGTGGACATTTTGAGCAATGTGTGTACAGAATATGGGAAATGCTCCAGTAAAAAAATTAGAGAATAATATGTCTGGGGAAGACATTTATAACCAACTTCTGTGAGTTTACACCCTGAACTGGTAaggtttgtattttctttcttttaggcCAGTTAAGTTCTTAATAACATAGCAATATAATATTCACCAGGTTGTGGGTCTGTGtttaaaagagaagggaaaaaaaaaaaggtcagagGCAAATTCCGTGGAGATCTTCTGTCTGCCATAGATTAAGTAAAACCAAACTGCAAAGGGGATGGAGTCAGGTCTTTTTTCAGTTGTACCCAGTGCTAGGATGAAAGGCAACAGGTACCAACTGAAACACTAAAGGTTCTGTCTGAGCATCAAgaaacacttctgtgctgtttgaGTAACAGAGCATTAGCACACTTTGCCCATAGAGGTCGTGGAGTCTCCTCCCTGGAGAtcttcagcagctgcctggatGTGCTCCTGGCCAACCTGTTCTGTGTCCCCACTTGTCCTGGTTGGACCAGGTGGAGCCAGAGGTCCTGCCAACCTCACATTCAGTGATTTTGTGAAGTCCAGGCTCCACTGAAATGGCATGTCTTCACTTAGAAAAAAGTGAGAAATGTTGCTTACGTAAGGTAAGTTTCTCTTGCACTACTGAACAAATACAGTGATGCAGCTCATGCTTGTAACGTGCTGGTGTTAGTATTTCTCCAGATATTTCTGATTTATAGCTGTGATTACGGTTTACAGCGTCACAAGATCAGCAAGAAGGAAAGTATAAACTCATAAATGTCAGGAATGCTCTAAGACATCGCAAGTTTCACTGAGTACAGATCAGAATTGAACATGACAGGTTACAGATGATTATGCAAGTGCAAAAGCTGAAGAGTGTCTTCtttctagaaaaaataaaaaacacaaaatacaacaaaaactGTTCCTGCTCTAGATGGGAGCAGTATATCTATTCATTGACTGTTCCGCGTGACTACAGGAAATCAGACTGAAACTGGTATAAAATGGCCAGATAATATCCCCAACAAGCAGCACCATTAACTTGTCATTCtatggaaaggaagaggatgTGTATTGTAATAAGGTTCAATAAATCTTAAATACATAAACATGTTGAGAGACAGATACTCAGCAGGATTCTTGCAGTGATGCAGAATGGAATGGAGTGCAATTTTTTAAACTACAAAAAATGACTTGCTGTGTTAGCTTAGTGGGGGGAGTATTTTGGCAGATAGTCTGAAGGAGACTCATTTCTGAGTCCAGAAGACAGCACTTACCAGTGAAGTTCACACACTGACAAAGTAATTGACAGCCTTCTGTGACTGTTGGCAGCTAGTTTAAACTTAAAAGTATTAATAGATCATCAGAGATTCTGTTTTCACATTATACTTTGCCTCCAACTATTTACTTTCTAGAAATTCAGGACAATAGATTTGCTATATCTGGGCTTTGTTACCTAGAAAATCCAAGCATTTAGGCATTGGGTGCCTAAACTAAAGTCTGCTCTGCTTGCTTCAACTTTGTGCTGTATAAGGTGATTTATTGTTCTCAAGTGtttaaagaatggaaaaaaaaaccaaaacagctcTCACAACTCCCCAACAAAATGGTAATGCCTGGGAGGAGGTTCATTATGGAGGCTTTCTTCTTGGTGAGAATGGTGACGAGTGACAAGCAAGGAAACCAGCTTTGTTATTTCAGTGCTAGTCCACCTGATAGTTGGCATTATCGAAAAGAGGAGTGACAGTTCCATCTTTCCACTCAATCAGTATCTCTCCATGCCGCAAGGAAGGGGAACGAGATGGTGGGAGGTATGGCTGGGGGCATCTTCGTAAGGGAGACGTCTCCTGTAAGTCAGCTCTattgctgctggctggggggttcttcagagcagagaggattttcttctttctggggTAAAAGAAGCAAGAGTATGTAATTGCATCTGTCTGCCACTTTGTTGCTTAATTCCCTTAATAATCTTCAAGGATTATATCATACACATAGAGAAGAGGTAGCCAACAGCAGTATTTATTTGGGATAGTGAGTGGGGAGGGCAAtagcagaaaggagaaataatcaATGACAGCATAAGCAAGCACAGCCATGTTCTGAAATGCCAGACAGAGGCAACAGCCTGAAAAACCATAACCTAACTTACTTGTTATAATGAACGTTGAGTGTCAGTATTATTAATCCCAGTATGAATGCCAGGGGGCTGAGGACTAGCATTGCTGTCTTCCAGTTGGTGCCTGGGAGGATGTAATAGAAAACAATCATGCCATGCCTATCCCCATTCTTATACAATAACCAGTGTTGCTGCAACAACACATCGAATGTCCCTGCGGACTAGCAGGTaacaggaaaactgcttttttttataACATCAAAGCCATACAGCTGCATTAAGTTGCATAGTAACCCTCTGTTGAAGTTGGCCATaggaagattttatttcttgccTGGAAGATGACAGCCATTCATGCTCTGGACCCACCTGCAAGCCTTGCCCCAGAGGTTTTCCCTCGATTTCCATGATGCTTTTTAGAGTGATTGTACAACACATCTgggggaagaagcagaaagacacAGGTTAGTGGTTCCTGTTGTTGGACCAAAGGAAGCTCTGGTTTTTTTCTAAGCTGAGCTTTAGCAGCATGTATGGAGCCAGAAAGGGGTAAAAGACTTGCTCCTCAGTGTTTCCCTGTGTCTTGCTCCAGTTGTTGGAGGAGACACTTTGATATATGTACCCAATTATAGATTCCCTTTGCTCCTAGCACATCCTATGGCTTTGCCTTCAGGTTAAGGCTATGGCCATACACTGAACCACTTGTCAGGACAAACATCTCAATGTGTCTTGTGAGAGTAAAGTCTCAAGTTTCTCAGGTGTATACATGGAAGTTCTTCAGGAGTACCCAAGTGCTTAGcaatactgagaaaaagaaagctcgAGTAATTGCTGGATGCTGCCCACACTTCCCCTCCTGCTGTTTTTGTATATGTTTAGAAAAGTGCTCACCCTCGCGTTCTGGAAGGTATGCCTGTTTGGTCTTCACAGGAACCACTGTGCTGTTCAATTTATTCACCAGAGGTGAGTCGGTCAAGCCCACAGAAGATTCCTTCTCCATGGCATCAGTCTTTGATGAATCGATGGTTTTACCTTGGCAGGAAATAAAGCACGTGGTTATAATAAACTTTTTGCACAGAAATCTGAATACATTCCGTGCCCAGCAAAGGAAGGGAACCCTGCCCAGCCATGTTAGTCCTAACCCTGCAAAGCAAATGGGATGTAGCACAATAGCAGTCACCTCTTACTGTATATCAGAGGTCTTCCTCTTGGATTTCAAAGAATAAATTGATTTCTCAAGACTGAATCTAGAGCTGGAACAGAGTTTACAGTTAGTGTTACAGGTAACACTAACacagcagatgaagaaatggGCTCAAAAGGGTGGAAAACAGTCCTTATCTCTTGCAAGTGAATAAGATAAGCATGATTCCAGATATCAAATGTTGCTGATTATTTGAGAAATCTAGATACTGCAGAGTTTTTAGGCTGAATGAAAAGGTCACGGCTTGCAGACTGTCTTCTGGAGGGGCTAGAGTGCCCTGCTTTGATCTAGATGCTGTTGGAATGCAAATGAAGGGGGGAAAAGCTTGTGTATCAGGTGGGCTTGCACAGTGTCttccaggcactgctgctgcagtaacCTGAGCTGGACCCTGAAGTACTGCAGAGCATCTGACATGCAGAACAAGCTCTGACCAAAGGCAGGTGTTTCTGTGTGGCAGCCAGCTATCAGAGGCAGCAAACTGGCTGAAAACTCAATAGCATTTTTTGCCTTGACAGGCTTACAACACAGGTAGAGTGCAGGACAGCACCTACTGCTAGAAGGGAGGCTGTGACAAATCTCATGGCAGCAGGATGCTCTCCTGCACTGATCCATGTGGCAAGAAAGCCAGgcctgctgtggggctggtaGAAAAGCTGTCAGTTTGACCAAGGAACACTATTGCAATCTGATTTAAAGCCTGTCCTGTGTTTACCCTTGCAGCCTTATTTGGGGAGCCTGGCTCTGAGGCAGCCCTGGACTGCCAAGAACATTGCCTCAGGGAATGCAAATGCTCTTTTCACATGCCTTTTTCCCATATCTTAAATGTCGTATGCATGTCTTGGCCTATATTTAGCTTGCCTATTattgtatttgatttttatttcctgtatttaCCTTCATGCTAAACAAACATTAACGCTTGTGACTACTGGTCTGTGATAATTACACGTTAACTTTCTAGTAGGCTTATTAAAAACCTCATTAACAGACCATCTTGTCTACATGACAGCTGTAAAAGCTCTCATATTATCTCCTGTTTCCAATTAGATATAATGTGTTTGCGTCATAAGCATTTACTCTTTGTCCATTTGCTTTCGccaaaagaaaatcatctttttttttttttgctttattcatttctgcAAAGCTGAAAATCTCCCTGCGGACGTGAAACCTTCCTATGAGGGAAATAATTTCCCTTGAGCAAGATTGGGACCCTTGTCACCTACAgtgaacaaacacagaaaagtcATTACAAACACTGTATTTTGGTCCATGGAGTGGaagaaaggaggggagaggaagaacTGAGTGTGATTTTTCAGGTCTCGATGTCTGCAGATGAGGCTGATGCGACCATGAGTTAGAATGAGGGATGAAAGCCTGGTGTTATGTGACCTGGCTGATGCCCAAAGTTAGCAGTTAGCTGTTTCTAACTCTACGTCATCTTACTTTCATATATCCACACCCGTGTGTCTACAACTCCTCGCACTGATTCAGCAGGTCTCAgagtggcagcagcacagatggtTTCATCCTCCAAAGTCTTCCACCTGCTGAATTTGTCCTTCTTCCTTGAGACAAAGACCTTGTGGCCTCCATCCTTGGTGCTGAGGTGGAAGCCCAAGCTTTGCAGAGTCAAGTGCCCCTTCTTGCTGCAGGCCCACACTTGGTGTTCCCTGTTCCCACAGGGCTCCATCTTGGCCAGGCCGTACTCCCTTGTCCTGTGGGCTGACAGGCACTGCTTGGTCTGCAGGCTGGTGATGGTCCCGCTGGCCGGGTCCCAgctccactgctgctgctgggagtgcGGCATGCACTCAGCCAGGACGATGCCATCAGCCTCATGATGGGACACGTGGATGCATTTTTCCAGCCGGGTGTTCCTGATGAGGAAGCCTTGTCCCTCTGCTACTGCAGTACAACCAGAGCAGGGTTTAATATGGTACATCTCCAAGGCAAACACATCACCTGAGCACCAAGCACTGTAAAAGCCCTGGGGAAGGGAGATGTAATGCACTGGACCTTTCCTGGATGGGCTTGGCTACATAAACCATTCACTCGGCCTCCTGATTCCTCAGAATGACAGttctttaaaattcagagcGCACAATAAGTGGGGAGCAATACTGGAGGGAAGAAAGCAATGACAGTGCTGTGTGTCTAATTCCCATATaactaacaggaaaaaaatgcaccaTCCCTGGGAAGTGGTATTTTCATGAAATATCTGTCTCTACACATTTGGTTTGTATTTGATGA
This genomic interval carries:
- the LOC107305738 gene encoding uncharacterized protein LOC107305738 isoform X2, with translation MELLRLSLSCICLLPWLEAEGQGFLIRNTRLEKCIHVSHHEADGIVLAECMPHSQQQQWSWDPASGTITSLQTKQCLSAHRTREYGLAKMEPCGNREHQVWACSKKGHLTLQSLGFHLSTKDGGHKVFVSRKKDKFSRWKTLEDETICAAATLRPAESVRGVVDTRVWIYESKTIDSSKTDAMEKESSVGLTDSPLVNKLNSTVVPVKTKQAYLPEREDVLYNHSKKHHGNRGKTSGARLAGTNWKTAMLVLSPLAFILGLIILTLNVHYNKKKKILSALKNPPASSNRADLQETSPLRRCPQPYLPPSRSPSLRHGEILIEWKDGTVTPLFDNANYQVD
- the LOC107305738 gene encoding uncharacterized protein LOC107305738 isoform X1, translated to MELLRLSLSCICLLPWLEVAEGQGFLIRNTRLEKCIHVSHHEADGIVLAECMPHSQQQQWSWDPASGTITSLQTKQCLSAHRTREYGLAKMEPCGNREHQVWACSKKGHLTLQSLGFHLSTKDGGHKVFVSRKKDKFSRWKTLEDETICAAATLRPAESVRGVVDTRVWIYESKTIDSSKTDAMEKESSVGLTDSPLVNKLNSTVVPVKTKQAYLPEREDVLYNHSKKHHGNRGKTSGARLAGTNWKTAMLVLSPLAFILGLIILTLNVHYNKKKKILSALKNPPASSNRADLQETSPLRRCPQPYLPPSRSPSLRHGEILIEWKDGTVTPLFDNANYQVD